The Candidatus Methanomethylicota archaeon genomic interval AGCTCCTAAAGCTTGAGCTACATCTTCAATGACTAATAAATCAAACTTGTTTGCAATCTCCATTATTTGAGACATTTCGCAAGGCCTTCCGAAAAGGTGTACAGGGATCATGACTTTAGCTTCTGAGGTTATTGAATTAGGAATTAATTCAGGGTCAATATTATAGGTCTTAGGATCCACATCAATCAATATTGGCTTTAAACCCAATCTAAGTATAACTTCAAAAACAATAGCGCAAGTAAAGGCTGGCACTATAACGCCCTGTCCACGTTTTAAATTCAACGACTTTAAAGCTAAATATAATGCTGTGCGCCCACTATTTACTGCATAGACTTTTTTAACACCTAAATAATTTGCAAGACTTTTTTCAAATTCGGTTACTTCATCATTCCCTGCTTGCACTGCGGCAATTAGCGATGAAAATAACTCTATGTTACTTATTGGAACTGCTGCCCGTGGTATCATCTTTATAACCCTATTCCGCTTACAATTTTTGGCCCTATTTTTTCAGCAATAATAGTGGGTAAAAGTGACCAAATCTTTGATAGAAACTGGTATTTGCTTTGGTACGGATCTGGTAACATGAATTCTTTACCATTCATATGTAAATTGTCATTCAGGAAATAAACGTAATCTTGAAGAAAAACTTCTTTTCCTCTCCATCCACTTTTAAAATGGTATATTGATGTACCTTTTCTTGTTCGTCCAAGGTTAAAAGCTTTAAAGCCGTTTTCAGCCCCCCATCTGATAATTTCCCACAAGAGAAGATTAGTTGGGTTGAGATATCTATAATCAAGATTTATCACACCTCCCCACCAGTAAATGATGCCGTTAAGGTGGAAAGTAATTATTCCACCTATGGTTTTTCCTTGGTATTTAGCCAGTAATATTCTCATGACTCCCATTGGTTGTAGTTGTCGATAAATGTTATAAAATAATTTAAAACTATTTGGGGGTGATCCATGTCGCTTTTGCGTCTTAAGATATAACTTGTAGTAAAGCTTTAGACAGTTCTCATTTTCAACTTCTTCCACTTCAACTCCCTTTTTCATAGCTTTTCTAATGGCATTTCTTGTCTTCTTATCGAGATTACGCCATAAACTCTCTTTACTTTTTGTTAAATCTATTTCAAATGTAACGTATCTTTGAATTCTATGGTATCCATTGATATCAGGGATACTGCTTGGATTTCTAATTTCTACATAATCTACCTTAAGTTTGTTGGCAACCTCGATAGCCATTTTCCACAAAGATTTTGCGATATATTTAGATTCTGAAAGTTGACCTCCATACTCACAAAAAGGTAGAGAGATTAGCTTATTGTAAAATAGAAGGCTTTTCACTTGAATTAGTGGTAGGATGCCCACTATTTCTTCATATTCTTTTGCAATAAGGTAAAATCTCTTGTAGCCGTACGTTAATGAGAGCGATTTACCATATTCCCACAAGTGATATGGTGTAGCATGAGGGTTCATTTTAACGAATTCGTTCCATGAACGTGCGTCGCATTCATCTGCAACTTCTATGTTCAACTTCATGTTTTCAGCATCTAAATATCCTAACACTTTTTGAGCCGTGAGGTAGCCATCAGCATTCCTCGCTTTACTGGAACCATAATTTTAAATGCATAAAGACATTTAAAAAATCAGAAGCCCAAAACTTCACCGTAAATCGTTCGCTTCTTCTTGAAAACCTCTATAAGGTAATGCAGAATGTTAACCGATGCACCTATTGTTGGCATAAAATCATCTGATGAAATAATGTCATCTGGCAGAAATGGGGAGAATAGGAATTTTTTAAGGGCAATAAACTTAGGGTTTCCATTACTTAGGAGTAATGAATCCAATAGCCATAGTAAGTCTCCAGGTATAAGCCATCTTTCAGTAAGACCCAACTTATAACCATTTACAGTAAAAGTATCTTTTTCCACAATCATTTTGTAGAGTAGGTAAGGAAAATCTACTCCGGCATTTATTGCTAATGGTAGAGAACCCCAAAATCTTCCATTAACTTCCATAAGATTTGCATCCCCATTTTCCTCATTCAACTTAAATTCCACCATCGCAACTCCTTGCCGCCTCATTTCCTTCAGTAGTTTTATCGAGTATTCCACTAGCCTTCTATTCCATATGCTAACCCTTAATGTGCTCGCCCCACCAGTCACGGGATACTCACGTAATCTTTTATGCATAAATAACGCAATAAGATCAGAAGAATAGTCCATTAACACTTCCACGCCAACCCTTATCCCCTTTGCATATTCCTGTAAGAGGAAGAAATCAGAAGGCACTTTACCCTTAAGTTTGCCCATTAAGCTCTTATATTTAAATAAAAGATCCTCCTTATTATATGCATAGTTAATTGGTGTAACCTTTATCATAACTGCTTTTCTATTATTCCAGAAAACCTTCATCCTAGGTTTAATTACTACTGGATAGTTAAGTTCGCTCGCCACTTCCCTCAAAGTTTTTACATCATCTATTAGGAATGTTTTAGGATGCGGCACTCCACATTTCTCTGCAATGCTAATTGTTTGGAATTTATCATAAGCTTTCATTGCAACCTCATAGGGGGGGGGGTGCTGCCACCTTAACATATTGTTCAAATTCCTCTTTTCTTTCGAGAATAGGCATCATGGTGAAGTCGGTTATTGGGATCAATAAATCTAATTTTATGTTTTTCACCAAGCGTAGTAATGATTTCACAAATTTCTCTTTATCTTCTATCGGTGAAGGGTAAATCACTTTATAGGCGCAGTATTTTGATAGAAATCCGGCATTAAATCTTGTGGTATCGGCAGCCAATACCTTTATGCCTCTTTTACCTAGAGATCTTATGACTGCTAAGGCAGTTCTTTCAGATGCATCGGTAACTAAAACTGAGCCCATTATTTCAGAGCATCCTTAATGTATGTGGAGAAATTGGTGAATTTGAATTCGCTCAGCAAGGATGCTAGTTTTTGCTTTGCTTTATTCAAGTTATGATAAACTTGAAATCTGCCTAAAATTCCTGCATTAATTTTAGGAGTTTTCTCGTCAAGTTCCCAGTTATGTATGTAAATGACTGCTGGAAATCCTTCATCATTAATCTTCTTAATCCCCCTCTTTATTAGACCCAAGTCCCACAAACGTAACCAAAATCCCCCAGCTATAGGAACTTTAATAAGTCTAAATAGCTTGTATACTGCTAAGGGAAACTCTATTATTGGACATGTTTCATCTTCTTTTATTATGTTTTTTAAAGATGGATGGTACGGGTGCATTGGAGCCTTATATGTACCATACAAGGGTGTCCAAGTTGGAAATACGCTTGAGTCATATTTGAAGCCTTCATCATACAATATTTTTAGAACCCACTTCGTCTCATTATTTAAAGAGAATGATGGAGCTCGGAAACCTATGGTATGAGGGTGAAGTTTCTTAAAACTTCTAACTTCCTCTCTGAATTGCTCAGGTGTTAATTTCCATAAAGGTTCGTGTATCCATCCGTGGAAAGATACTTCATGTCCTTTTTCCAATATCATGTTGATTACTTCTGGGAATTTCTCAGCAATTTCTCCAACTATGAAAAACGTTGCCTTGGCATTATGTTCTTCTAGAATCTTTAATATTGGCGGGATATTTTTTGGAGTTCTGTAATATAAATTATGTCTATGTCGCCGTGTATATTCGCCGTGAAATACTTCTTCAACATCTATAGATAATATGTTTTCTACCAACGCTCAAAATATTATTTTCTTCTTATTTTTGGCAGTTTTTGTCAGCAACATTTATTTTGTCCCTTTAACTACGCTTACCAACACCCACAGTATTACTGCAGTTGTGAGTAGCATTAATCCAACCATTGTTGAGGCTACGGCTATCAATGCAACATTCGTCATTATCTGCCTTGTTGCCGTGAATATTTGTATTGTCCACACCCAGAAGAATAGTGCAATCATCATTGCCAATGCCCCTGGAAGGCCGTAGAATAGTAGTGGCCTCCTTATGCTCATCTGCTTTACAATGCTTAAAACCACGTCAAGCCCATGGATTATTGGGTTTTGTGTTGATGGTTTCTCAACAT includes:
- a CDS encoding GNAT family N-acetyltransferase, with protein sequence MKLNIEVADECDARSWNEFVKMNPHATPYHLWEYGKSLSLTYGYKRFYLIAKEYEEIVGILPLIQVKSLLFYNKLISLPFCEYGGQLSESKYIAKSLWKMAIEVANKLKVDYVEIRNPSSIPDINGYHRIQRYVTFEIDLTKSKESLWRNLDKKTRNAIRKAMKKGVEVEEVENENCLKLYYKLYLKTQKRHGSPPNSFKLFYNIYRQLQPMGVMRILLAKYQGKTIGGIITFHLNGIIYWWGGVINLDYRYLNPTNLLLWEIIRWGAENGFKAFNLGRTRKGTSIYHFKSGWRGKEVFLQDYVYFLNDNLHMNGKEFMLPDPYQSKYQFLSKIWSLLPTIIAEKIGPKIVSGIGL
- a CDS encoding glycosyltransferase family 2 protein, producing GEGDIVIGSRFLAGGSVEAPRYRVGGIKLITKLAKKASYRDVTDAQSGFRAYGRRAIHSIMPTEQGMGASTEILMQARENGLKIVEVPIKINYNVEKPSTQNPIIHGLDVVLSIVKQMSIRRPLLFYGLPGALAMMIALFFWVWTIQIFTATRQIMTNVALIAVASTMVGLMLLTTAVILWVLVSVVKGTK
- a CDS encoding ATP-grasp domain-containing protein, whose amino-acid sequence is MKAYDKFQTISIAEKCGVPHPKTFLIDDVKTLREVASELNYPVVIKPRMKVFWNNRKAVMIKVTPINYAYNKEDLLFKYKSLMGKLKGKVPSDFFLLQEYAKGIRVGVEVLMDYSSDLIALFMHKRLREYPVTGGASTLRVSIWNRRLVEYSIKLLKEMRRQGVAMVEFKLNEENGDANLMEVNGRFWGSLPLAINAGVDFPYLLYKMIVEKDTFTVNGYKLGLTERWLIPGDLLWLLDSLLLSNGNPKFIALKKFLFSPFLPDDIISSDDFMPTIGASVNILHYLIEVFKKKRTIYGEVLGF
- a CDS encoding polysaccharide deacetylase family protein, whose protein sequence is MVENILSIDVEEVFHGEYTRRHRHNLYYRTPKNIPPILKILEEHNAKATFFIVGEIAEKFPEVINMILEKGHEVSFHGWIHEPLWKLTPEQFREEVRSFKKLHPHTIGFRAPSFSLNNETKWVLKILYDEGFKYDSSVFPTWTPLYGTYKAPMHPYHPSLKNIIKEDETCPIIEFPLAVYKLFRLIKVPIAGGFWLRLWDLGLIKRGIKKINDEGFPAVIYIHNWELDEKTPKINAGILGRFQVYHNLNKAKQKLASLLSEFKFTNFSTYIKDALK